A genomic region of Populus nigra chromosome 11, ddPopNigr1.1, whole genome shotgun sequence contains the following coding sequences:
- the LOC133668207 gene encoding uncharacterized protein LOC133668207 — protein sequence MPEDISTDRLLFGGAISSTFPVRFQDVSNIRQVPDHQEVFADPSRDESLVFELLDLKPDINDNGSAVWFLQDLANEQDAQGFTLVDQSGVVEVPIGDSSALVTTAIGQMGISKGRQGREAQNVVRVYLANLRLKNAGTDVLVVAHEPILISPLSESASAVGPGLLPAAQSGFLPMSEVFKVAVSSFKVNDWSLFGGSGN from the exons ATGCCGGAGGATATTTCCACCGACCGCCTTCTCTTTGGCGGTGCTATTTCCAGCACCTTCCCTGTCAGATTCCAG GATGTTAGCAATATTCGACAAGTTCCAGACCATCAAGAAGTATTCGCGGACCCAAGTCGAGATGAAAGCTTGGTTTTCGAGCTACTAGATTTGAAGCCTGATATCAACGACAATGGAAGCGCCGTTTGGTTTCTTCAAGACCTCGCGAATGAGCAAGACGCTCAAGGGTTTACTCTGGTTGACCAGTCAGGGGTGGTTGAGGTTCCCATTGGGGATTCTTCAGCTCTTGTTACAACAGCGATTGGGCAGATGGGGATTTCCAAAGGACGACAAGGAAGGGAAGCCCAGAATGTTGTGCGGGTTTATTTGGCCAATCTTCGACTTAAGAACGCTGGGACTGATGTTCTCGTTGTGGCTCATGAGCCCATTTTGATTAGCCCTTTGAGTGAAAGTGCTTCCGCTGTTGGCCCCGGGTTACTTCCTGCTGCGCAGTCTGGGTTCTTGCCCATGTCTGAGGTTTTTAAGGTTGCTGTTTCTAGTTTCAAAGTCAATGACTGGTCCCTATTTGGTGGTTCTGGTAATTGA